The following are from one region of the Carnobacterium gallinarum DSM 4847 genome:
- the manA gene encoding mannose-6-phosphate isomerase, class I translates to MSEPLFLEAVLQEKIWGGTKLKEVFGYDLPSDKVGECWAISAHPNGPSVVKNGPLKGLTLAEVWEQHREVFGNVTGDVFPLLTKILDAADDLSVQVHPDDTYGLAHEGELGKTECWYVIDADEGAEIIYGHHAHTKEELEAMIRSGEWDQLLRRIKVNKGDFFHVPSGTIHAIGAGIMILETQQSSDTTYRVYDYDRKDDSGLPRELHIQQSVDVTTVPHVDPVLHVETKNKEHVEITTYVESDFFDVYQWMIKGRAEFMATAPYTLVSVLEGQGVLTLPDGATYEINKGTHFILPNAIKAWEIDGNLQIIASTPGKANR, encoded by the coding sequence GTGAGCGAACCGTTATTTTTAGAAGCTGTTTTACAAGAAAAAATTTGGGGTGGAACAAAGTTAAAAGAAGTTTTTGGCTATGATCTTCCTAGTGATAAAGTTGGAGAATGCTGGGCAATTAGCGCGCATCCAAATGGTCCTAGTGTTGTAAAAAATGGTCCATTAAAAGGTTTAACATTAGCTGAGGTTTGGGAGCAACATCGTGAAGTTTTTGGAAATGTTACAGGAGATGTTTTTCCGTTATTGACGAAAATTTTAGATGCAGCAGATGATTTATCTGTTCAAGTTCATCCAGATGATACTTATGGCTTGGCTCACGAAGGTGAATTAGGAAAAACTGAATGTTGGTACGTAATTGATGCAGATGAAGGTGCTGAGATTATCTATGGACATCATGCCCATACAAAAGAAGAATTAGAAGCGATGATTCGCAGTGGCGAATGGGATCAATTATTGCGTCGCATTAAAGTCAATAAAGGTGATTTTTTCCATGTACCAAGTGGCACGATTCATGCAATTGGAGCCGGTATTATGATTCTGGAAACGCAACAAAGTAGTGACACTACGTACCGTGTTTACGACTATGATCGTAAAGATGATAGTGGCTTACCTCGTGAATTGCATATTCAACAATCCGTTGATGTTACAACTGTTCCACATGTTGATCCAGTTCTACATGTTGAAACAAAGAATAAAGAACATGTTGAAATTACAACTTATGTTGAGTCAGATTTCTTTGATGTTTATCAATGGATGATTAAAGGACGTGCTGAATTTATGGCAACTGCGCCTTATACGTTAGTCAGCGTTTTAGAAGGTCAAGGAGTCCTAACCTTACCAGATGGTGCAACATATGAAATTAATAAAGGCACTCATTTTATTTTACCAAACGCTATTAAAGCTTGGGAAATTGATGGCAATCTACAAATTATTGCTTCAACACCAGGAAAAGCTAATCGTTAA